A stretch of Metabacillus sp. FJAT-52054 DNA encodes these proteins:
- a CDS encoding 50S ribosomal protein L25/general stress protein Ctc produces the protein MSTTIKAKERKDFKKSATRAIRLQGHVPGIIYGFKTDNKAVSIDSIDLLKVLRDEGRNAIIQLDVDGKKHSVMVNDMQRDTMKNEILHADFLAVNMNSEVDVEVPLTLTGEAQGVKDGGVLQQPLYQISVTAKPNDIPQTIEVDISNLAVNDTLTISDLKDSKKYTINHEDDEVIASILPPQAEEEIDSGEEQEPGEPENAEGREGEDEAE, from the coding sequence ATGAGCACAACAATTAAAGCGAAAGAAAGAAAAGATTTTAAAAAGTCCGCTACACGGGCAATACGATTGCAAGGCCATGTGCCTGGCATCATATATGGATTTAAAACAGATAACAAAGCGGTCTCTATTGACAGCATCGATCTTCTGAAAGTCTTGCGTGATGAAGGACGCAACGCAATCATTCAGCTTGATGTAGATGGTAAAAAGCATTCCGTAATGGTAAATGATATGCAGCGCGACACCATGAAGAACGAAATTCTGCATGCTGACTTTTTAGCTGTAAATATGAATTCCGAAGTGGATGTAGAAGTTCCGCTTACCTTAACTGGCGAAGCGCAGGGCGTGAAAGACGGCGGAGTGCTTCAGCAGCCTCTTTACCAGATTTCCGTTACAGCAAAACCAAATGATATCCCGCAAACGATTGAAGTGGATATTTCAAACCTTGCTGTTAATGATACGCTGACTATATCCGACTTGAAGGATTCTAAAAAATACACAATCAATCATGAAGATGATGAGGTTATCGCTTCGATTCTCCCTCCTCAAGCAGAAGAAGAAATTGATTCTGGCGAAGAGCAGGAGCCTGGTGAGCCTGAAAACGCTGAAGGGCGTGAAGGGGAAGACGAGGCTGAATAA
- a CDS encoding ribose-phosphate diphosphokinase — MSNQYGDANLKIFSLNSNPGLAEEIANVVGVQLGKCSVTRFSDGEIQINIEESIRGCDVYIIQSTSGPVNEHLMELLIMIDALKRASAKTINIVMPYYGYARQDRKARAREPITAKLVANLLETAGADRVITLDLHAPQIQGFFDILIDHLMGVPILGDYFSKKDLKDIVIVSPDHGGVTRARKLADRLKAPIAIIDKRRPRPNVVEVMNIVGNIEGKTAILIDDIIDTAGTITLAANALVENGASEVYACCTHPVLSGPAIERIQNSKIKELVVTNSIALTEDKKIDKVIELSVAPLIGEAIIRIHEEQSVSTLFD, encoded by the coding sequence ATGTCAAATCAGTACGGTGATGCAAATTTAAAGATTTTCTCACTGAATTCAAATCCCGGTCTTGCCGAAGAAATAGCAAATGTTGTAGGCGTTCAGCTTGGAAAATGTTCTGTTACCCGTTTCAGCGACGGCGAAATTCAAATCAACATTGAAGAAAGTATCCGCGGCTGTGACGTATACATTATTCAATCTACAAGCGGCCCTGTTAATGAACATCTCATGGAACTTCTGATCATGATTGATGCATTGAAACGTGCCTCTGCTAAAACAATTAACATTGTTATGCCTTACTACGGATATGCCCGCCAGGACCGTAAAGCACGCGCGCGCGAGCCGATTACAGCGAAGCTTGTGGCAAATCTTCTTGAAACGGCAGGAGCGGACCGTGTCATCACGTTAGACTTGCATGCACCGCAGATTCAAGGATTCTTTGATATTCTGATCGACCACTTAATGGGTGTTCCGATCCTTGGGGATTACTTCAGCAAGAAGGATCTTAAGGATATCGTAATCGTTTCCCCTGACCATGGCGGAGTAACACGTGCCCGTAAGCTGGCAGACCGTCTGAAAGCGCCTATTGCCATTATTGATAAACGCAGACCGCGCCCTAATGTGGTTGAGGTCATGAATATCGTCGGTAACATTGAAGGAAAGACTGCCATTCTGATTGATGACATTATTGATACAGCAGGGACAATTACACTTGCAGCGAATGCACTCGTTGAAAATGGAGCATCAGAAGTGTATGCATGCTGTACGCACCCTGTTTTGTCAGGCCCTGCAATCGAGAGAATCCAGAATTCCAAGATTAAAGAGCTTGTTGTAACAAACTCTATTGCGCTTACGGAAGATAAAAAAATTGATAAGGTAATTGAGCTTTCCGTAGCTCCGCTTATCGGTGAAGCCATCATCCGTATTCATGAAGAGCAATCTGTAAGTACACTGTTCGATTAA
- the spoVG gene encoding septation regulator SpoVG, whose protein sequence is MEVTDVRLRRVNTEGRMRAIASITLDHEFVVHDIRVIDGNNGLFVAMPSKRTPDGEFRDIAHPINSGTRGKIQEAVLTEYHRLGEMEEVEVEFEEAGAS, encoded by the coding sequence ATGGAAGTGACTGACGTAAGATTACGCCGCGTTAACACAGAAGGCCGAATGAGAGCGATTGCATCCATTACACTCGATCACGAATTTGTTGTACATGACATTCGTGTAATCGATGGGAATAATGGGCTATTCGTAGCAATGCCAAGCAAAAGAACTCCAGACGGAGAATTCCGTGATATTGCCCATCCAATCAATTCGGGTACACGCGGGAAAATTCAAGAAGCTGTTTTGACTGAATACCACAGGCTTGGAGAAATGGAAGAAGTTGAAGTTGAATTTGAAGAAGCAGGTGCTTCCTAA
- the yabG gene encoding sporulation peptidase YabG, with translation MSFTIGDVVARKSYHLDMLFRVIDLKQGQSGEVIAVLYGEEFRLIADSPCSDLVVISDRELNQRHVQQKEKLDQSLYLLEQDYQLLKEKREYYATASYSHQEDFFHVPGKVLHLDGDPVYLQKCLSLYEKIGVPVHGVHCLEKEMPEKVTGLLAQYRPDILVITGHDAYSKHKGSMSDLEAYRHSKHFVEAVLNARSRIPNLDQLVIFAGACQSHFESLIRAGANFASSPSRVNIHALDPVYIVAKISFTPFIERINVWDVLRNTLTREKGLGGVETKGVLRTGMPYKRIQTVQE, from the coding sequence ATGTCATTTACTATAGGAGATGTCGTTGCGCGCAAATCGTATCATTTGGATATGCTCTTTCGGGTTATAGATTTGAAGCAGGGGCAGAGCGGCGAGGTGATTGCAGTTCTTTATGGTGAGGAATTCCGTCTTATTGCGGATTCGCCTTGTTCCGATCTGGTGGTGATCAGTGATCGTGAACTCAATCAGCGCCATGTCCAGCAAAAAGAGAAGCTCGATCAATCGCTGTATCTTTTGGAACAGGATTATCAGCTTTTGAAAGAAAAAAGGGAATATTATGCCACGGCTAGCTATAGTCATCAGGAGGATTTTTTTCACGTGCCCGGCAAGGTTCTTCATTTAGATGGAGATCCCGTTTATCTTCAGAAATGCCTTTCTTTGTACGAAAAAATAGGTGTACCTGTTCACGGTGTTCATTGCCTGGAAAAGGAGATGCCTGAGAAGGTTACAGGGCTTCTGGCTCAATACCGTCCAGATATCCTGGTCATTACAGGCCATGATGCATATTCAAAGCATAAAGGAAGCATGAGTGATTTGGAGGCTTACAGGCATTCAAAGCATTTTGTGGAGGCTGTTTTGAATGCGAGAAGCCGGATTCCGAATCTGGATCAGCTTGTTATATTTGCAGGAGCCTGCCAATCCCATTTTGAATCGCTGATTCGCGCCGGGGCGAACTTTGCAAGCTCGCCATCGAGGGTGAATATTCATGCTCTTGATCCGGTTTATATTGTAGCCAAGATTAGTTTCACACCGTTTATAGAGAGAATTAATGTGTGGGATGTCCTTCGCAATACGCTTACCCGTGAGAAGGGTCTGGGAGGCGTTGAGACAAAGGGAGTGCTTCGTACAGGAATGCCCTACAAACGTATTCAAACTGTTCAGGAGTAG
- a CDS encoding anti-sigma-F factor Fin family protein, with the protein MGYHYYCRHCGTKVGTLENEAIHSGELGFHYLTSEERQEMIRYMANGDIEVKTICEDCQEALDRNPAFHQVEKFIQ; encoded by the coding sequence ATGGGTTACCACTATTATTGCCGCCATTGCGGCACAAAAGTCGGCACATTGGAAAATGAGGCCATTCATAGCGGAGAATTAGGTTTTCACTACTTAACCAGTGAAGAGAGACAGGAAATGATCCGCTACATGGCGAATGGAGATATAGAGGTAAAAACGATTTGTGAGGATTGCCAGGAAGCCCTTGATCGGAACCCTGCTTTCCACCAGGTAGAAAAATTCATACAATAA
- a CDS encoding small, acid-soluble spore protein, alpha/beta type, producing MGRRKGIMTESFKYELAKDLGFYDTVMKEGWGGIRSRDAGNMTKRAVELAQEHMASHTSR from the coding sequence ATGGGCAGACGAAAAGGGATCATGACGGAAAGTTTTAAGTATGAGCTTGCAAAGGATTTAGGCTTTTACGATACCGTAATGAAAGAAGGCTGGGGCGGAATCCGCTCAAGGGATGCCGGCAATATGACAAAAAGAGCAGTTGAACTTGCTCAAGAGCATATGGCTTCTCACACCTCACGATAA
- the purR gene encoding pur operon repressor has product MKLRRSGRLVDMTNYMLNHPHSLVPLTYFSERYQSAKSSISEDLTIIKQTFEQQGVGSLQTVPGAAGGVKFVPGMHIEEAGAIIDSIKKRMAAPDRLLPGGYLYLTDILGDPSIVNKVGRMFASVFAERKIDVVMTVATKGIPLAYAVANDLNVPVIIVRKDSKVTEGSTVSINYVSGSSKRIQTMVLAKRSLKEGSNVLIIDDFMKAGGTINGMVSLLEEFQAKVAGIGVLVETKGVEERLVDEYISLVKLTGVDVKGKQIELQEGNFFDAAKRP; this is encoded by the coding sequence ATGAAGCTTCGTCGAAGCGGCAGACTCGTGGACATGACGAATTATATGCTTAATCATCCGCATTCGCTTGTCCCTCTTACCTACTTTTCGGAAAGATACCAGTCTGCAAAATCATCAATCAGTGAAGATTTAACCATTATTAAACAAACTTTTGAACAGCAGGGTGTCGGCTCTCTTCAAACGGTTCCGGGCGCAGCAGGCGGGGTGAAATTCGTACCGGGTATGCATATCGAAGAAGCAGGCGCAATCATTGACTCCATTAAAAAGAGAATGGCGGCTCCGGACCGTCTGCTTCCGGGCGGCTATCTTTATTTGACGGATATTCTTGGAGATCCATCCATCGTGAATAAGGTGGGAAGAATGTTTGCCTCTGTTTTTGCAGAGCGGAAAATTGATGTTGTGATGACCGTTGCGACAAAAGGAATTCCTCTTGCCTATGCAGTAGCCAACGACTTGAACGTTCCGGTGATCATCGTTAGAAAAGACAGCAAGGTGACAGAGGGATCTACTGTCAGCATTAATTATGTTTCCGGGTCCTCCAAAAGAATCCAGACAATGGTGCTTGCGAAAAGAAGTTTGAAAGAAGGATCAAACGTTCTCATAATTGATGATTTTATGAAGGCCGGGGGAACGATTAACGGAATGGTGAGCCTGCTGGAGGAATTCCAGGCGAAGGTCGCGGGAATCGGCGTATTGGTTGAGACCAAGGGTGTCGAAGAGCGTTTAGTGGACGAGTATATTTCTCTTGTAAAACTGACCGGTGTTGATGTGAAGGGCAAACAAATTGAGCTTCAGGAAGGTAATTTTTTTGATGCTGCCAAGCGGCCGTAA
- a CDS encoding iron-containing alcohol dehydrogenase gives MISFLQHNPTKLWFGEGQIRQLKSELGGTGKNVLIVYGGGSIKKNGVYDAVLNELHKADAHVFELSGVEPNPRLTTVKAGIELCRKEEIDLLLAVGGGSVIDCVKAISIGVYYEGDVWDVISRKGAPDRALPFGTVLTLAATGSEMNNISVITDWEKNEKRGWGSPLVFPQFSILDPTFTFSVPRDQTVYGIVDIMSHALEQYFHRTENTPMIDRFIESLLITVMEAGTELVQDLHNFKLRETVMYAGTTAFNETLSNGTDGGDWGSHQIEHAVSAVYDIPHGGGLAILFPNWMSYCSEIDPSRMKKLAVNVFKISPEGKSELETAKEGIAALRSFWNSIGAPSRLADYGIDDSKLDQLVEKSFMKDEVGTYKVLNKQDVREILLRSM, from the coding sequence GTGATTTCTTTTTTACAGCATAATCCAACTAAGCTTTGGTTTGGAGAAGGTCAAATCCGTCAATTGAAGAGCGAGCTCGGAGGCACTGGCAAAAACGTGCTGATCGTATACGGCGGGGGAAGCATTAAGAAGAATGGTGTATATGATGCAGTTCTTAACGAATTACATAAAGCAGATGCACATGTATTTGAACTGTCAGGAGTGGAACCGAATCCCCGTCTTACTACAGTAAAGGCAGGAATTGAGCTTTGCCGCAAAGAGGAAATCGATTTGCTTTTGGCCGTTGGAGGCGGAAGTGTTATTGATTGTGTGAAGGCTATTTCCATTGGTGTTTATTATGAAGGGGACGTATGGGACGTCATATCGAGAAAAGGAGCACCGGACCGGGCCCTTCCTTTCGGTACGGTTTTGACATTGGCAGCGACAGGATCGGAAATGAATAATATTTCCGTCATTACGGATTGGGAGAAAAATGAGAAGCGGGGCTGGGGAAGTCCGCTTGTATTCCCGCAATTCTCGATTTTGGATCCAACTTTTACTTTTTCCGTTCCGCGTGATCAAACGGTTTACGGAATCGTGGATATCATGTCCCACGCACTAGAGCAATATTTCCACCGAACAGAGAATACCCCAATGATTGACCGGTTTATTGAGTCGCTGCTGATTACGGTTATGGAAGCAGGAACGGAACTGGTTCAGGATCTTCATAATTTCAAACTGCGGGAGACGGTGATGTATGCCGGCACAACTGCATTCAATGAGACGCTGTCAAACGGGACAGATGGTGGAGACTGGGGTTCGCATCAAATTGAACATGCCGTTTCAGCTGTCTATGATATTCCCCACGGAGGCGGGCTTGCAATTCTTTTTCCAAACTGGATGAGCTATTGTTCTGAAATTGATCCTTCCAGGATGAAAAAACTGGCGGTGAATGTGTTTAAGATTTCCCCTGAAGGAAAAAGTGAATTAGAGACGGCTAAAGAAGGTATTGCAGCGCTGAGAAGCTTTTGGAATTCAATTGGCGCACCAAGCAGACTGGCTGATTATGGCATTGATGATTCAAAGCTTGATCAGCTTGTTGAAAAATCATTCATGAAGGATGAAGTCGGAACCTATAAGGTCCTGAATAAACAGGATGTCAGGGAAATTCTTTTGCGCAGCATGTAA
- a CDS encoding Veg family protein, with translation MAKTLTDIKNVLDLNLGKRLTLKANGGRRKTVERSGVLAETYPSVFIVELDQDENAFERVSYSYADVLTETVQLTFFEDASGALAISGQ, from the coding sequence ATGGCGAAGACTTTAACCGATATCAAAAACGTGTTGGATTTGAATCTGGGCAAAAGATTGACATTGAAGGCAAATGGAGGACGCAGAAAGACCGTAGAGCGATCTGGGGTTCTGGCTGAGACCTATCCGTCCGTCTTTATCGTAGAATTGGATCAAGATGAGAATGCATTTGAAAGAGTTTCCTACAGCTATGCAGATGTTCTCACCGAAACTGTACAATTAACATTTTTTGAAGATGCATCAGGAGCATTAGCTATAAGCGGGCAGTAG
- the pth gene encoding aminoacyl-tRNA hydrolase, protein MKVFVGLGNPGKQYAETRHNAGFMVIDELAHRLSIQLDRSKFNGVYGLGMAGGTKVLLVKPLTYMNLSGECVRPLMDFYEVPDEDMAVIYDDLDLPAGKIRLRTKGSAGGHNGIKSMIQHFGTQEFNRVRIGIDRPPSGMKVPDYVLGQFSKDEQPLIKDAVIRSADACAEWLNKPFLQVMNEFNQSK, encoded by the coding sequence TTGAAAGTTTTTGTTGGGCTCGGAAATCCGGGGAAACAATATGCAGAAACACGTCATAACGCTGGTTTTATGGTAATCGATGAATTGGCTCACCGTCTGTCCATTCAGCTTGACCGCTCTAAATTCAATGGGGTGTATGGCTTGGGTATGGCCGGCGGAACAAAGGTTTTACTTGTTAAGCCGCTTACATATATGAATTTATCTGGAGAATGCGTCCGCCCTCTTATGGATTTTTACGAGGTGCCAGATGAAGACATGGCGGTCATTTATGATGACCTTGATTTGCCGGCAGGAAAAATCAGGCTTCGTACAAAGGGCAGCGCAGGCGGTCATAATGGCATCAAGTCCATGATCCAGCACTTTGGCACACAGGAATTCAACCGTGTACGGATCGGAATCGACCGTCCGCCAAGCGGGATGAAGGTGCCGGACTATGTGCTCGGTCAATTTTCAAAGGATGAACAGCCCCTGATTAAAGATGCTGTAATCCGATCAGCAGATGCCTGCGCAGAATGGCTGAACAAACCATTTCTTCAGGTGATGAACGAGTTTAATCAGTCCAAGTAA
- the ispE gene encoding 4-(cytidine 5'-diphospho)-2-C-methyl-D-erythritol kinase, translated as MRVLEKAPAKINLSLDVLHKRKDGFHEVEMVMTTIDLADRIELIDMGPRGGISITSHNRFVPDDHRNLAYQAASILKERFGIKRGVSIGITKVIPVAAGLAGGSSDAAAALRGLNRLWNLGLTLDELAEIGAEIGSDVSFCVYGGTAVATGRGEKIRHIEAPPHCWVILAKPTAGVSTADVYRGLKLDGVKHPHTGRMVGAIQEKSYEGICDNLGNVLESVTLKMQPEVAMIKDQMKRFGADAVLMSGSGPTVFGLVQYESKVHRIYNGLRGFCDQVFAVRMLGERCELD; from the coding sequence ATGCGAGTTCTAGAAAAAGCGCCGGCGAAGATTAATCTGTCGCTTGACGTTTTACATAAAAGAAAAGACGGGTTTCATGAAGTGGAAATGGTGATGACGACCATTGATCTGGCAGACCGGATCGAGCTGATTGATATGGGGCCTAGAGGCGGCATATCCATCACCTCACACAACCGGTTCGTTCCTGATGATCACCGGAACCTCGCTTATCAGGCCGCAAGTATATTGAAAGAACGCTTTGGCATTAAGCGGGGAGTGTCGATCGGGATTACCAAGGTCATTCCTGTAGCAGCAGGACTGGCAGGAGGCAGCAGTGATGCAGCAGCAGCTTTAAGAGGTCTGAACAGACTATGGAATCTGGGGCTGACTCTGGATGAACTGGCTGAAATCGGAGCGGAAATCGGCTCTGATGTATCCTTTTGCGTATACGGCGGAACAGCGGTTGCTACCGGACGCGGAGAAAAAATCCGCCACATTGAAGCACCTCCGCATTGCTGGGTGATCCTGGCTAAGCCTACAGCAGGGGTATCAACTGCAGATGTTTACCGCGGTTTGAAGCTGGATGGCGTTAAGCATCCGCACACCGGCAGAATGGTAGGGGCTATTCAGGAAAAAAGCTATGAAGGCATTTGCGATAATCTTGGGAATGTTCTTGAATCCGTTACCCTGAAAATGCAGCCGGAAGTTGCGATGATTAAGGATCAGATGAAACGGTTTGGCGCAGATGCTGTTTTGATGAGCGGAAGCGGGCCTACTGTGTTTGGTTTGGTTCAATATGAATCAAAGGTCCACCGGATTTACAATGGGCTGAGAGGATTTTGCGATCAGGTATTTGCCGTAAGAATGCTTGGCGAGCGATGCGAACTTGATTAA
- the rsmA gene encoding 16S rRNA (adenine(1518)-N(6)/adenine(1519)-N(6))-dimethyltransferase RsmA → MIKDIATPARTKEILKKYGFAFKKSLGQNFLIDTNVLHRIVDHAEVGEETGVIEIGPGIGALTEQLAKRAKKVVAFEIDQRLLPILNDTLSPYPNIKIIHEDILKANVKQVMEEEFGDCKEVMVVANLPYYVTTPIIMKLLEDQLPLKGIVVMLQKEVADRISANASTKEYGSLSIAIQYYTEAKTVMTVPKTVFVPQPNVDSAVIRLLKREKPAVDMKDEAFFFELMRASFAQRRKTIMNNILQFYPAGKPMKEEIELGLNQAGIDPRRRGESLTIEEFAKAADALYPLLKKQ, encoded by the coding sequence ATGATTAAAGATATCGCCACTCCGGCACGAACGAAAGAGATACTAAAAAAATATGGATTTGCCTTCAAGAAAAGTCTTGGACAAAACTTTCTCATTGATACGAACGTCCTGCACCGGATCGTGGATCATGCGGAAGTGGGCGAGGAAACCGGAGTCATAGAAATCGGTCCGGGAATAGGAGCCTTGACGGAGCAGCTTGCCAAACGTGCAAAAAAGGTAGTTGCTTTTGAAATTGACCAAAGACTGCTGCCTATTCTAAATGACACACTCAGTCCTTATCCAAACATTAAAATTATCCACGAAGATATACTGAAAGCAAATGTGAAGCAAGTGATGGAAGAGGAGTTCGGAGACTGCAAGGAAGTAATGGTTGTAGCCAACCTTCCGTATTACGTAACCACTCCAATTATTATGAAGCTTCTTGAGGACCAGCTTCCGCTCAAAGGCATTGTTGTTATGCTTCAAAAAGAAGTGGCAGACAGGATTTCGGCAAATGCTTCTACAAAGGAATACGGCTCCCTCTCTATTGCGATTCAATATTACACGGAAGCGAAAACCGTAATGACCGTTCCGAAAACCGTTTTCGTTCCTCAGCCGAATGTAGATTCAGCTGTCATCCGGCTGCTAAAGCGGGAAAAACCTGCAGTAGACATGAAGGATGAAGCCTTTTTCTTTGAACTGATGAGAGCTTCTTTTGCACAGAGAAGAAAAACCATCATGAATAATATCCTGCAGTTTTACCCTGCAGGCAAGCCGATGAAGGAAGAAATTGAGCTTGGGCTGAATCAAGCCGGAATTGATCCGAGAAGACGCGGCGAGTCGCTGACCATTGAGGAATTTGCCAAAGCGGCCGATGCACTTTATCCGCTGCTGAAAAAACAATAA
- a CDS encoding RidA family protein yields MKIIQTSKAPSAIGPYSQGMAVNNLVFTSGQIPLKTDGEMAEGGVREQTHQVFANLQAVLEQAGSSLEQVVKATVFIKDMNDFPEINDVYGEYFHTHKPARSCVEVARLPKDALIEIECVALTK; encoded by the coding sequence ATGAAAATCATTCAAACAAGTAAAGCGCCATCGGCAATCGGACCTTATTCTCAAGGGATGGCTGTGAACAATCTCGTTTTCACTTCCGGACAAATTCCGCTCAAAACCGATGGTGAAATGGCGGAAGGCGGCGTGAGGGAGCAGACCCATCAGGTGTTTGCGAATTTACAGGCGGTTCTGGAACAGGCTGGGAGCTCACTTGAGCAGGTTGTAAAAGCAACTGTTTTCATCAAGGATATGAATGACTTCCCGGAAATCAACGATGTGTACGGGGAATATTTTCATACGCACAAGCCCGCAAGATCCTGTGTGGAAGTAGCGAGACTGCCAAAAGACGCACTTATTGAAATTGAATGCGTTGCCCTAACTAAATAA
- the glmU gene encoding bifunctional UDP-N-acetylglucosamine diphosphorylase/glucosamine-1-phosphate N-acetyltransferase GlmU gives MENRFAVILAAGQGTRMKSKLYKVLHPVCGKPMVQHVADEMSKLNLEKMVTIIGHGAEMVKAQLGEKSEYALQSEQLGTAHAVMQASSQLQDLDGTTIVVCGDTPLITSETMENLLSHHSETNSKATILTVKAEDPAGYGRIVRSSSGLVEKIVEHKDASAEERKIDEINTGTYCFDNKMLFETLSKVSNDNVQGEYYLPDVIEILKNEGQVVSAYQTDSFEESLGVNDRVALSQAEKYMKKRINTFHMRNGVTLIDPDQTYISADAEIGRDTMIYPGTIIKGNAKIGEDCEIGPNTEIKDSVIGDQTVIRQSVVHDSEIGKLVAVGPFAHIRPQSSVSDEVKIGNFVEIKKTSMGKGSKASHLSYIGDAEIGSDVNLGCGSITVNYDGKNKALTKVEDGAFIGCNSNLIAPVTVGKGAYVAAGSTITEDVPGQALSVARARQVNKEDYVGRLSMNQNSNS, from the coding sequence ATGGAAAATCGTTTTGCAGTCATTCTAGCAGCTGGTCAAGGTACACGTATGAAATCCAAGCTTTATAAAGTTCTGCATCCTGTTTGCGGCAAACCAATGGTTCAGCACGTAGCGGATGAAATGTCCAAATTAAACCTTGAGAAAATGGTGACAATTATTGGGCATGGTGCAGAAATGGTAAAAGCACAGCTTGGAGAAAAAAGTGAATATGCTCTGCAAAGCGAGCAGCTTGGAACCGCTCATGCGGTCATGCAAGCTTCAAGCCAGCTCCAGGATCTTGATGGTACGACGATCGTAGTATGCGGAGATACACCGCTGATCACGTCTGAAACGATGGAGAATCTTCTTTCCCATCACAGCGAAACAAACTCAAAAGCAACAATTCTGACGGTTAAAGCAGAGGATCCAGCCGGATATGGCCGTATCGTCCGCAGCAGCTCGGGACTTGTTGAGAAAATTGTTGAGCATAAAGACGCTTCAGCAGAGGAACGGAAAATTGATGAGATCAATACCGGTACATACTGCTTTGATAACAAAATGCTGTTCGAAACGCTAAGCAAAGTTTCGAATGACAACGTACAAGGTGAATACTACTTGCCGGACGTGATTGAAATTCTTAAGAACGAGGGCCAGGTGGTTTCTGCCTATCAGACAGACTCATTTGAAGAATCACTCGGGGTGAATGACCGCGTAGCGCTTTCACAAGCAGAAAAATATATGAAGAAACGCATCAATACCTTCCATATGCGCAATGGGGTTACCTTGATCGATCCTGACCAGACTTACATTTCTGCAGATGCTGAGATTGGCAGAGATACCATGATTTATCCAGGGACGATAATTAAAGGGAATGCTAAAATCGGAGAAGACTGTGAAATTGGCCCTAACACTGAGATTAAAGACAGTGTAATAGGAGATCAAACAGTGATCCGCCAATCAGTTGTTCATGATAGTGAAATTGGAAAGCTAGTCGCAGTGGGCCCGTTTGCGCATATTCGTCCGCAGTCCTCTGTTTCAGATGAAGTGAAGATCGGCAATTTTGTCGAAATCAAGAAAACATCTATGGGCAAAGGAAGCAAAGCCTCTCACCTGAGCTATATCGGCGATGCGGAAATCGGTTCAGACGTTAACCTCGGCTGCGGTTCGATTACAGTGAACTATGATGGGAAGAATAAGGCGTTAACAAAGGTGGAAGATGGGGCATTTATCGGATGCAATTCTAACTTGATTGCACCTGTAACAGTTGGAAAAGGAGCCTATGTAGCAGCAGGCTCAACGATTACAGAAGATGTGCCGGGCCAAGCGCTATCGGTTGCACGCGCCAGACAAGTCAACAAAGAAGACTATGTCGGCCGTCTGAGCATGAATCAAAATTCTAATTCCTAA